The Niastella koreensis GR20-10 genome includes a window with the following:
- a CDS encoding Gfo/Idh/MocA family protein, with protein MPKPYSNRRKFLRDAATVTGMGLFAGFPGNIIAADNYHSDIDPTPAKQWDEPRIKFSVIGINHGHIYGQVGAVIRGGGQLVSLYAKEPELVAEFTKRYPQVKVAASEKEILEDKSVQLILSAAIPVDRAGIGIRVMQHGKDYMSDKPGITTLEQLEEVRKVQKQTNRIYSIMYSERFENKATVKAGELVKEGAIGNVIQTVVMAPHRMGAKDRPQWFFDKKYFGGVITDIGSHQFDQFLYFTNSDKADIIASQVGNVAHPQYPQFEDFGDIMLRGNGGAGYIRVDWFTPDGLKTWGDGRLTILGTKGYIEVRKNIDIAVHPNANHLYLVNDKDTQYIDCNNVELPYGKLLVDDVLNRTETAMTQHHCFLATELALKAQKNAQKLNYNKA; from the coding sequence ATGCCAAAGCCATACTCCAATCGCCGAAAGTTTTTAAGAGACGCAGCTACTGTTACAGGAATGGGTTTATTTGCGGGTTTTCCCGGAAACATAATTGCCGCTGACAACTATCATTCAGACATCGATCCCACGCCGGCAAAACAGTGGGATGAACCACGCATAAAATTCTCAGTAATAGGCATCAACCATGGCCACATTTATGGACAGGTAGGCGCCGTGATCAGGGGTGGGGGACAACTGGTATCCCTGTATGCAAAAGAACCCGAGCTGGTGGCGGAATTTACCAAACGATATCCGCAGGTGAAGGTGGCTGCCAGCGAAAAAGAGATCCTGGAAGATAAATCCGTTCAATTGATCCTGAGTGCTGCTATTCCTGTTGACCGCGCAGGCATTGGCATCCGGGTTATGCAGCACGGGAAAGATTATATGTCAGATAAACCCGGCATTACCACCCTGGAACAACTGGAAGAAGTGCGCAAGGTGCAAAAGCAAACCAACCGTATTTATTCCATTATGTACAGCGAGCGGTTCGAGAACAAAGCAACGGTTAAGGCGGGTGAGCTGGTGAAAGAAGGCGCTATTGGAAATGTCATTCAAACCGTTGTTATGGCCCCGCACCGCATGGGTGCAAAGGATCGACCCCAATGGTTCTTTGATAAAAAATATTTTGGCGGCGTTATTACCGATATCGGTTCTCATCAGTTTGACCAGTTCCTTTATTTCACCAATTCTGACAAGGCAGACATCATCGCCTCCCAGGTTGGCAATGTGGCGCATCCGCAGTATCCCCAGTTTGAAGACTTTGGTGATATTATGTTGCGGGGTAACGGGGGCGCTGGTTATATCCGGGTGGACTGGTTTACACCGGACGGGTTAAAAACCTGGGGTGATGGCAGACTGACCATTCTTGGCACCAAAGGGTATATTGAAGTGCGTAAGAACATAGACATCGCGGTTCATCCCAATGCCAACCATCTTTATTTAGTGAACGACAAAGACACCCAATACATAGATTGCAATAATGTAGAATTGCCCTACGGCAAACTATTGGTTGATGACGTGCTTAACAGAACGGAAACGGCCATGACCCAACACCATTGCTTCCTGGCAACAGAACTGGCCCTGAAAGCCCAGAAAAATGCGCAGAAGCTCAATTATAATAAGGCGTAA
- a CDS encoding ABC transporter permease has product MFATWFKTALRSLKNNVGFSIINIIGLSAGIAACLLIVIYVLDELSYDKFNVNASRIYRITSHVRLNGNEALYATSEKPLKEALLELPDIEKTTRLIPASSLFISPKKFFVKKDNEVIEENKIVFAESELFDVFTLPMIEGNKANSLSDPFSAVITESTARKYFNRTNVVGETLTINDSNVYRITGVIKDLPTQSHFRYDLLLSFSSLPESKVTSWGYSGIHNYVLLKPGTNIPKLEAAIRGIELQHYPASITANDNFLEVVLMPLLNIHLYSTSQYELEKGGDIRYVTIFAVIAFFILLIACINFINLSTARSANRAKEVGVRKVIGSSRLSLIGQFLTESVLMALISTLLAMLMVRLMLPFFNQLADKQLHITGAILLTALPVLLLVTGIVGCLAGIYPALYLSAFRPILVLKGRLAGGFKNSYLRNFLVVFQFSISIFLIIGTLVVYNQLTYMQNRDTGYNRSQMLVIKNTGRLGNSIGNFKQELKQLPGVQDITISRFLPTGKERHITGLFPQVPIDIKQDVLTEFWPVDEDYIKTMRMQMVSGRNFSKQLASDSMAVIVNEAFVRKMGFTDPLNKTIYRNSFGLQAYHIVGVVKDFNYSSLRNDVKPLALVNEHDNGAVTIRISTSNLPALMMQVENKWHQFAHHTAQFTWSFMDDDFDATYRTEQQMKQIFISFSVLAIVIACLGLFGLSAYAAEQRNKEIAVRKVIGASTSQIINMLSGDFVKLVAIAILIASPIGWYAMNKWLQDFAYRIHIHITIFLLAGLIAFLIALITVSFQSIRAALASPVRSLRAE; this is encoded by the coding sequence ATGTTTGCTACCTGGTTTAAAACTGCTTTACGGTCGCTTAAGAATAATGTAGGTTTCAGTATTATCAATATCATTGGGTTATCGGCCGGTATTGCCGCCTGCCTGTTGATCGTGATCTACGTGCTGGATGAACTCAGTTACGATAAATTCAATGTAAATGCCAGTCGCATCTACCGCATTACTTCGCACGTTCGGCTAAACGGGAACGAAGCCTTGTATGCAACATCGGAAAAGCCCCTGAAAGAAGCGCTCCTGGAGTTACCGGACATTGAAAAGACCACCCGCCTCATCCCGGCATCGAGCCTGTTTATTTCGCCGAAAAAGTTCTTTGTAAAAAAAGACAACGAGGTGATAGAAGAAAATAAGATCGTGTTTGCCGAGTCGGAACTGTTTGATGTTTTTACCTTACCAATGATTGAAGGGAACAAAGCTAATTCCTTATCGGACCCTTTTTCGGCCGTGATCACCGAAAGTACAGCCCGGAAATATTTTAATCGTACGAACGTGGTGGGCGAAACCCTTACCATCAACGATTCTAACGTATATAGAATTACCGGGGTAATTAAAGATCTGCCCACCCAGTCTCATTTCAGGTACGATCTCCTTTTGTCGTTTTCTTCGTTACCCGAAAGCAAGGTTACAAGTTGGGGCTACAGTGGCATTCACAATTACGTACTGTTAAAGCCGGGAACCAATATACCAAAACTGGAAGCCGCGATCCGCGGCATTGAATTGCAGCATTATCCTGCATCTATAACTGCCAATGATAATTTCCTGGAGGTTGTTTTAATGCCGCTTTTGAACATTCACCTGTATTCAACCAGTCAATATGAATTGGAGAAGGGCGGCGATATCAGGTACGTCACCATCTTTGCGGTGATTGCCTTTTTCATCCTGTTGATCGCCTGTATCAATTTCATCAACCTGTCAACGGCAAGGTCTGCCAACCGGGCAAAAGAAGTAGGTGTGCGCAAAGTGATCGGTTCTTCCCGGCTAAGCTTAATTGGCCAGTTTCTCACTGAGTCGGTTTTGATGGCACTCATTTCCACGCTCCTGGCCATGTTGATGGTTCGGTTAATGCTGCCATTCTTCAACCAGCTTGCCGACAAGCAGCTTCACATCACCGGCGCCATCTTATTAACTGCCCTTCCTGTTTTGTTGCTGGTTACAGGGATAGTAGGCTGCCTGGCCGGTATCTATCCTGCCTTATATCTATCAGCCTTCAGGCCTATACTGGTACTGAAAGGCAGGTTAGCCGGCGGTTTTAAAAACAGCTATTTACGGAACTTTTTAGTGGTGTTTCAATTTTCAATATCCATCTTTCTTATTATAGGCACCCTAGTAGTATATAACCAGCTTACTTATATGCAGAACAGGGACACCGGGTACAACAGAAGCCAGATGCTGGTGATCAAAAATACCGGCCGGTTAGGCAACAGCATCGGGAACTTCAAACAGGAATTAAAACAACTACCCGGTGTTCAGGATATAACCATCTCCCGCTTTCTACCTACCGGTAAAGAAAGGCATATAACAGGATTATTTCCGCAAGTACCCATTGATATAAAACAGGATGTGCTTACTGAATTTTGGCCGGTCGATGAGGACTATATCAAAACAATGCGGATGCAAATGGTAAGTGGCCGCAATTTTTCAAAGCAGCTGGCTTCCGATTCAATGGCCGTAATAGTGAATGAAGCCTTTGTAAGAAAAATGGGATTTACAGACCCGCTGAATAAAACCATCTACAGGAACAGCTTTGGCTTGCAGGCCTACCATATCGTTGGCGTGGTAAAAGATTTCAACTACAGCTCCTTACGGAACGATGTAAAGCCGCTGGCGCTGGTAAATGAACATGACAACGGTGCTGTTACAATACGGATCAGCACCAGCAACCTGCCTGCCCTTATGATGCAGGTGGAAAATAAATGGCATCAGTTTGCCCACCATACAGCGCAATTCACCTGGTCATTTATGGACGATGATTTTGATGCCACCTATCGTACAGAACAACAGATGAAGCAAATCTTCATTTCATTTAGTGTACTGGCGATCGTAATTGCCTGTCTGGGACTGTTCGGCCTAAGCGCTTATGCCGCTGAACAACGGAATAAAGAGATCGCTGTTCGCAAAGTGATCGGCGCCAGCACCAGCCAAATCATAAACATGCTTTCTGGTGACTTTGTAAAACTGGTAGCCATCGCTATTCTTATTGCCTCCCCCATTGGCTGGTATGCCATGAATAAATGGTTACAGGATTTTGCCTACCGGATACATATACACATTACTATATTCCTGCTCGCCGGATTGATCGCTTTTTTGATCGCATTGATCACGGTGAGCTTTCAATCTATCAGGGCGGCATTGGCGAGCCCGGTCAGGAGTTTGCGGGCAGAGTAA
- the pelA gene encoding pectate lyase, which yields MKYSIALFAVFSLFGAGQAVNGQTSLDRIDPRPFGDNSGHWYMGKDDKRMINPMPGKPQYQPNQLAEIGDNIILFQKDNGGWPKNYDFFAILTDAQKDSVSRKHNELNTTFDNGTTYTHIAALSIIYKATHVEKYRDAAIKGLHFLLKAQYDNGGWPQYYPIEKNNYSSEITFNDGAFNGIMVLLRDMINKAPQYDYLDASDRLKAEQAYNKGIDCIIKTQINDAGVPTAWCQQYDERTLQPAWARKFEPPSISNGESADVVLFLMNIDHPEQRVIDAVQYAVKWFQDSKIYNTRVDVIPAPRMETPFRTSTTDRVVVRDTTAAPIWTRYYELKTHKPLFCNRDSKVVYSLAEVDRERRDGYAWYTYAPQKVLNKYHDWQKKWSPGKDVLAKIGSGY from the coding sequence ATGAAATATTCTATCGCATTGTTCGCTGTTTTTTCCCTGTTTGGCGCCGGCCAGGCTGTTAACGGGCAAACAAGCCTGGACCGCATCGATCCCCGGCCGTTTGGTGACAATTCAGGCCACTGGTATATGGGCAAGGACGATAAACGCATGATCAATCCCATGCCCGGCAAACCGCAGTATCAGCCCAATCAACTGGCTGAGATCGGCGATAACATCATCCTTTTTCAGAAAGACAATGGAGGCTGGCCGAAGAATTACGACTTCTTTGCTATTTTGACCGATGCCCAGAAAGATTCAGTAAGCAGAAAGCATAACGAATTAAATACCACATTCGATAATGGAACCACGTATACCCACATCGCCGCGCTTTCGATTATTTATAAGGCCACTCATGTTGAAAAATACCGCGATGCGGCGATAAAAGGACTGCACTTTTTGTTAAAGGCCCAATATGATAATGGCGGCTGGCCGCAATATTATCCCATCGAGAAGAACAATTATAGCAGTGAGATCACTTTTAACGACGGCGCTTTTAATGGCATTATGGTGTTGCTGCGGGATATGATCAATAAAGCACCACAATACGATTACCTGGATGCGTCAGACCGCTTGAAAGCTGAACAGGCCTATAACAAGGGCATTGACTGTATCATTAAAACGCAGATCAACGACGCGGGTGTTCCTACGGCCTGGTGCCAGCAATATGATGAGCGTACGCTGCAGCCTGCCTGGGCCCGGAAATTTGAACCGCCAAGTATTAGTAATGGAGAAAGCGCCGACGTGGTCCTTTTCCTTATGAATATCGATCATCCCGAACAACGCGTGATCGATGCTGTACAATACGCGGTGAAATGGTTTCAGGACTCGAAGATCTACAATACCCGGGTTGACGTTATTCCTGCTCCCAGAATGGAAACGCCGTTCCGCACGTCCACTACTGACCGGGTAGTGGTGCGCGATACAACAGCTGCGCCCATCTGGACACGCTATTATGAACTGAAAACGCACAAGCCGCTGTTCTGTAACCGGGATAGCAAAGTAGTTTATTCACTGGCCGAAGTTGACCGGGAAAGACGTGATGGCTATGCGTGGTATACTTATGCCCCACAAAAAGTATTAAACAAGTATCACGACTGGCAAAAGAAATGGTCGCCCGGGAAGGATGTGCTGGCCAAAATCGGGTCAGGTTACTAA
- a CDS encoding DUF3179 domain-containing (seleno)protein codes for MKKLFWLGCIALLLFEVAAIYFIMPMPGSQRMNSIDTAYFLYRWRWGFRCLFGVMIIIGLVRGSWRRKWALAVPIIILAAVIYMANYKMAADAMFKQPQNILFAGTAENKVDRDRLVIGVTINGESKAYPIRFLGYHHHVQDVVGGKPILVTYCTVCRTGRVYEPVMNGKKETFRLVGMDHFNAMLEDAGSKSWWQQATGKAVAGKLKGQQLPEVLSTQTSMAKWLELHPDSKIMQADPVFITSYDSTLKYESGASKSKLTGTDSLSWKDKSWVIGIKTATGQKAYDWNLLKKERIIHDNVDGTFLAVVLASDNRSFFAFGLPSANAHLLLKNDTLLLNNKHFRIDGTGIDTSYSLQPLQAYQEFWHSWRTFNPQTGRYLSH; via the coding sequence ATGAAAAAACTCTTTTGGTTGGGCTGCATAGCCTTACTCCTTTTTGAAGTAGCCGCTATTTACTTCATTATGCCAATGCCTGGCAGTCAGCGAATGAACAGCATCGATACCGCCTATTTCTTATATCGATGGCGTTGGGGATTTCGCTGCTTATTCGGGGTAATGATCATTATTGGACTTGTACGCGGTTCATGGCGCAGAAAATGGGCCCTGGCAGTACCCATTATTATTCTTGCCGCGGTAATTTATATGGCTAATTACAAGATGGCGGCCGACGCTATGTTTAAACAGCCTCAAAACATACTATTCGCCGGCACAGCAGAAAACAAAGTAGACCGCGACCGGCTGGTGATCGGTGTTACCATAAACGGCGAATCGAAAGCTTATCCAATCCGGTTTTTAGGCTACCATCATCACGTGCAGGATGTAGTTGGGGGTAAACCCATACTGGTTACCTATTGTACAGTCTGCCGCACCGGGCGGGTATATGAGCCGGTTATGAATGGAAAAAAAGAAACGTTCAGGCTGGTGGGAATGGACCACTTCAATGCCATGCTGGAAGATGCCGGCTCCAAAAGCTGGTGGCAGCAGGCAACCGGTAAAGCAGTAGCAGGAAAATTAAAAGGTCAGCAATTGCCTGAAGTGCTGAGCACACAAACGTCGATGGCCAAATGGCTGGAATTGCATCCCGATTCAAAGATTATGCAGGCTGATCCCGTTTTTATCACTTCCTATGATTCCACCCTGAAATATGAAAGCGGCGCAAGCAAGAGCAAACTCACGGGAACTGACAGCCTTTCCTGGAAGGATAAATCATGGGTGATAGGCATAAAAACCGCAACCGGTCAAAAAGCCTATGACTGGAACCTGTTAAAAAAAGAAAGGATCATTCACGATAACGTAGATGGTACTTTCCTGGCTGTTGTGCTGGCTTCAGACAACAGGAGCTTTTTTGCATTTGGCTTACCTTCGGCGAATGCCCACTTATTATTGAAAAACGATACCCTTCTTTTAAACAACAAACATTTCAGAATAGACGGCACAGGTATTGATACTTCTTATTCATTACAACCGTTACAGGCCTACCAGGAATTCTGGCATAGCTGGCGAACGTTTAACCCACAGACTGGAAGGTATTTATCGCATTAG
- a CDS encoding DUF3050 domain-containing protein has protein sequence MSEYLNALRRDIEPLRQQLIQHPLYAETNNINRLSTFMEHHVYAVWDFMSLLKSLQRNLTGIELPWVPVGNAQTRYLINEIVLGEESDIDEQGNRTSHFELYLRAMEEAGCNLDPINTFINSLKKKASLTDSLHTAKTPLASADFVQSTFAVVNSNKPHVQAAVFTFGREDLIPGMFITFVSELNKQTDNKFSTLKYYLERHIEVDGEHHSQLAYKMTSALNGTDAAKWQEATDAVKNALLHRIKLWDAIASAYRA, from the coding sequence ATGAGCGAATACCTGAATGCATTGAGGCGTGACATTGAACCTTTGCGCCAGCAATTGATCCAACATCCTTTGTATGCCGAAACCAATAATATCAACCGGCTGAGCACATTCATGGAGCACCACGTTTATGCTGTCTGGGATTTTATGTCCCTGTTGAAATCGCTCCAGCGCAATCTTACCGGCATTGAACTTCCCTGGGTACCTGTGGGAAATGCGCAAACCAGGTACCTGATCAATGAGATCGTTTTGGGCGAAGAATCTGACATAGATGAACAGGGCAACCGCACCAGTCATTTCGAGTTGTATTTAAGAGCCATGGAAGAAGCGGGCTGCAACCTGGATCCGATCAACACGTTTATCAATAGTCTGAAGAAAAAAGCATCCCTGACAGATAGCCTTCATACCGCCAAAACGCCGTTGGCTTCAGCTGATTTCGTTCAAAGCACGTTTGCTGTAGTAAATAGCAACAAACCTCACGTTCAGGCAGCCGTTTTTACTTTTGGAAGAGAAGATCTTATCCCTGGCATGTTTATCACTTTTGTAAGTGAACTGAACAAACAAACGGACAATAAATTCAGTACGTTAAAATACTACCTGGAGCGGCATATTGAGGTAGATGGCGAACACCACTCTCAGCTGGCCTATAAAATGACGTCAGCGCTTAACGGCACCGACGCAGCAAAATGGCAAGAGGCCACCGATGCAGTAAAGAATGCCCTTTTACACCGGATAAAATTATGGGACGCTATCGCCAGTGCCTATAGGGCATAA